In Lactococcus garvieae subsp. garvieae, the following proteins share a genomic window:
- a CDS encoding YcjF family protein, translating to MIGIKKRKNTELSKEMNGQIPQTVKKSISSDKASKVHRTIHGASITAAGVGALPIPIADALILVPIQLKMLKNIYKIYDVKFSDKFVVNFIRVTLIPYIGRSLATLIPGVGSVVNASIAAAITEAIGWSAAASLEKGIDITKDTEKFEGILTDTLKTLIQQKK from the coding sequence ATGATAGGGATAAAAAAACGTAAGAATACCGAACTTTCAAAAGAAATGAACGGACAAATACCTCAAACGGTGAAAAAATCTATAAGCAGTGACAAAGCTTCTAAGGTTCATAGAACCATTCATGGGGCCTCAATTACTGCTGCAGGTGTAGGCGCTCTACCGATACCTATTGCCGATGCCTTAATTTTAGTACCTATTCAGTTAAAGATGCTGAAAAATATTTATAAAATTTATGACGTCAAGTTCAGTGATAAATTTGTTGTAAACTTTATAAGAGTGACATTGATTCCGTACATCGGAAGATCGTTGGCTACTTTGATTCCAGGTGTAGGTAGTGTGGTCAATGCTTCAATAGCTGCAGCAATTACTGAAGCGATTGGCTGGAGTGCAGCAGCTTCTTTAGAAAAAGGCATCGACATTACGAAAGATACCGAAAAATTTGAAGGAATACTGACAGATACACTCAAAACTTTGATTCAACAAAAAAAATAA
- a CDS encoding IS110 family transposase, whose translation MTLYVGIDVSKFKHDLAILEDQGEIITKNLRFENSSQGFQILKDHLESLENPISEIHIALEDTGHYGDNLIAFLQKLSYSVFTYNPLLIKEFVKSQTLRKSKTDKKDALVIARKLLNDSYSERFIVEPQMRELKELTRYQNRLIHDRSKAKTLYVRVLDIIFPELAKIVTSPHNQYVY comes from the coding sequence ATGACACTTTATGTTGGAATCGATGTTTCTAAATTCAAACATGATCTCGCAATTCTTGAAGACCAAGGTGAAATCATCACAAAAAACTTACGCTTTGAAAACTCCTCTCAAGGTTTTCAAATTTTAAAAGACCATTTGGAATCTCTCGAAAATCCAATTTCTGAAATCCATATCGCTCTTGAAGACACCGGACATTATGGTGATAACCTCATTGCATTTCTTCAAAAGTTAAGTTACTCTGTATTTACATATAATCCATTGCTTATCAAAGAATTTGTCAAATCACAGACACTCCGTAAATCCAAGACAGATAAAAAGGATGCCCTTGTAATTGCTCGAAAATTACTCAATGACTCTTATTCTGAACGCTTTATCGTCGAACCTCAAATGCGTGAACTCAAAGAATTAACACGATATCAAAACCGCCTCATACATGACCGTTCTAAGGCCAAAACTTTGTATGTTCGTGTATTAGATATTATCTTTCCTGAACTAGCGAAAATCGTGACAAGTCCTCACAATCAATACGTTTATTAG
- a CDS encoding transposase, with protein sequence MLKIKRLKADKANQIQQAAQDTIGNPSFALQLELTQLIATIRHLTSQIDEIQNRINSILYELDSPITSIAGIGERLGATILAEIKNINNFKNPAQLQAYAGLEPSIYQSGTLDTTGRMVKRGSPYLRYALMLATTCVCRFSPHFQTYLALKRSQGKHYYVAISHAAKKLIRVIFHLLKTNQTFDENKLA encoded by the coding sequence TTGCTCAAAATCAAACGTTTAAAAGCAGATAAAGCTAATCAAATCCAACAAGCTGCTCAAGATACAATCGGAAATCCATCATTCGCTCTACAACTGGAATTGACTCAACTCATCGCAACCATTAGACATCTTACAAGCCAAATTGATGAAATTCAAAACCGAATCAACTCAATTTTATACGAACTCGACTCTCCTATTACTTCAATTGCAGGTATTGGAGAACGCTTAGGTGCTACCATCTTAGCTGAAATTAAGAACATCAATAACTTTAAGAATCCTGCTCAACTTCAAGCCTATGCAGGACTTGAACCTTCCATTTATCAATCTGGAACCTTAGACACTACAGGGCGTATGGTCAAGAGAGGTTCTCCTTATCTTCGTTATGCACTGATGCTCGCAACAACATGTGTATGTCGCTTCTCACCGCATTTCCAAACCTACCTCGCCCTGAAACGAAGTCAAGGTAAGCATTATTACGTAGCCATTTCTCACGCTGCTAAGAAGCTCATTCGAGTAATTTTTCATCTCCTCAAAACTAATCAAACCTTTGATGAAAACAAACTAGCCTAA